TGTGGAAGAAGAGAGGGAGAAAGTTAGGCAAGTTTAAGGCAAAGGACGTTTAATAACACTCTAAGTTTTTCCTTGCTTGAGACAATGGGgagaataaaaaattcaacTAGGACTTGGAACCTTGTAACGAAAACAAGAGGGTTCAATTTGCAATACACAGGTAGTTTTTTTTTCACTTCTTTTACGGTGTGTCAATGTGTGTGCAAAGGAACTAAACACGAACAATGTAAATCAAATAGTATCCATAGTTCTTAAAATGCTTAACACAAAATAGTATGAATTCATTGAATTGGATGTTGCCATATTGGTTGTATCAAAGCACATAAAAGGATGAGCAGCACAGGAAACTTTTCCAACCAACTTTTCTTTCAGTGCTccgtttaattttttagttctaATATAAGCCTTCAATAACACATCACTGGAGATGTTTAGGGCATAAAAAGGATATCAAAGCGACCTAAACTCTGACACCATAGTAGTTCATGATGGAACAAAATAGATTCCCCTGGTCAACAATTTCATTTTCACTTACGCCTAACCGAGGCATTTgtgaaggagagagagagagagagagaggaatcaGAAAGAATGGGAACTTACTGCAGTCTCACTGTAGGGTAGTTGAAGAAACCAGGTTTTCTGTTCAAAACAGGCCTCCAATCAGAGCTGCCACCTGATTCAACAAACAATTTCTGAACAATATCATCACATGCTTCAAGAACTCTACACAAACTTGGAGATGCATTAACCACAAAACTCAATCGTGGTCGTCCCGCATGATCCGCAAATTTTGTACTTAATCCAAACTGTACCCTTAAATGAGGAGAGCAAAGCTGCAAAATAACATCCTCGTAGAataataccattctctgaccaCTATGATTGAATGGAAGAAAACATGCCCTAATAGAAGAAACAGAAACTTCTTCAGGTACTAAAAATCCTGCATTGCCACTGCAACCTTCAGGATCAGTTGCTGCTGAAGGCATCTCAGAAGAGACTGTCATAGGTTTTTCTTCCATGGCAACATCTTGTTGAAGGGAGTCGGTATGCATTTCATTGCTAAGAGTGCCCATGTCAAAAGGATCTGGAGATGTATTGGATGCAACGCTTGTCAGCAGGGCGATTAATGGATGGTTTCCCTCATTTCCACGATCTTCAGGAGAAATGTTTTCAAACCTTGAACTTGAAGAGGGTGCATCTATATTTATGCCAAGCCCCTCCAGAGGTGCTTTTCCATTTTTACGACTTCTGGTAGTAGCATTAGGTGAAACCCAACTTTTTTCTGGAAATGCATCTGGGAGGCTCGACTCCTGTAATATGGCAGATTTTGGTCAATTCTCAACTAGCCAACCTAATAAAGATATGATATCATCAGCCACCTGAATCAATTTGCACGCAAAACGACAAGGATAAAAATCACTCATGGACAAGAAAGCAATTACATTTCAAATTCAATTCATTGACAGGTAAGACAGCAAGCATTTGAGCCACATTGATAAGCAGCCAGAAAGTGCAAACACTGGAAAGCGCAGTTGATAAAAGACATACATTTTCAAATAttctaatttttcattttttaacccataaaagaaagaaaaaaaaaatttcccttTCTACATAACAAAGTATATCACCAAAACTTGAAATGCATTTAGTAAAACTTCCAGGACACAAGTAACTTCAATGCAGACAAAATTATTTTCATCTACATCAAACAAGCCCATTAATTACTAGAACTTGTTAAGTCTATTGAATACACCATACATTCATTCTGAATCATACTGGAATTGCACACACAACATGAAACAAAGAAACAGatgataatgataataaaagatggagaaaaaagaaataaaccaAGGATCATAAGAAAATTTGTTCCCATCATAATAAAAACAATAAGCAAacacaaaaatcatcaaaatgcaAGAGACTATTCCCTTTccccttttaattttaatcaataacaAGATATCACCAAGAAAATTATAAGGAGATTCAACTACGGACTTACCAAGAACAGTACCGTTGCGCAGTACTTCAGAACTTCAATATTCATCCGGACATCATCTAAGCTCCTGAAAAATCATTAGCGCATACAAAGGTTAGACCCAAAAGCAAGAGGTGGGTGCTGGGCAGAATAATTCCTCACGGGCAGTCAAAAATACCTATGTGTCTGTTTTCCAAGTCCAAAATAAGTTGCCAGACTAGCCATCTGCACACAAGAACATATTTATCAACTTATATCAACGTTCCTAATACATATATAGTTCAATCCACATGATGATGTATATCAAGAAGTACCTTCATATTGCCCGCTCTTCTTCCAAATTTCTGGGTCAGCAAGGCTAAAGAATCGATAATGCCCTTGGGCTCTGGCGGTGGTCTGGCAATCTCAGCAAACGCCTCCCTTATTCGAACACAATCAAACCGCAGGATATTATGTCCAGCCCAAATCCTCCCTAAAGAAACAAACTttattaaaggaaaaaaaatgacaCGGTTCCATTTTAACACTCAACAAAATGAGAGCAAAAACAATTGTTTAATTGGTATACTGAAGAGGATGAATCGTTTGGCCAACAGACCATGGAGGATTTCGTAGACAGTGTCTGCAATCTCGGCGAATGTAGGGGCGGATTTGACTGCGTCAGCAGTGATTCCATTGCAGCGAACGGAACTAGAGGAGATTAGAGAAGGGTTAGCGGGTCGGACCAAGGTAGAGTAGCTCCGGAGCTCCTCCAGTTTCCTGGAGCAGACAAGGATGGCTCCGAATTCCAGTATCGCAAAACCCTGACCGGCTCGGCTGGGAACAGTAGTTTCGAGGTCGAAGAAGACAATCTCGGATCTATCATCGGTTAGATCATAACCCATCATCTCCTATGGTCTCAGATTCAAAAGTTCGGTGGCCCAGGTTTCGCGTGTTTTTTAATTCAGGCGCCAAATGAATAGTGCGAGGAGGACGCTGTTTGGTTGGAACTCGAAAGGAAGGAATTGATAAATGAACGGAATGGGCCTAGGggttaataaataataagagaGAGGCGTGGGAATCGAGAATTTTGGGGTTGCTTCTTAGGTTGGACTTGTTAACTTTTCTGGCCTCAACAAGCAAACACAACTCAAAATGGAATTGGCCGAACCCCACAGCCCAAAATAAATTATGGGGCAAATGGTAGCCGCACGTAAGAAACGACATAACACGATACGCAAAACGGGGGATCTTTCTATTTATTCTGGTTTTATACCGTTTAAGACAAACTCAAGAATGAACTTGTTTCTTGATAAATCTATTTTTGTGTGTTGGCGTGGAGGACGATTCTTTGGCTTCCTTTGAAACCATAGGTTCCAACATTCTTGTTCTTTGGTATTTATCATTCCCCAAGTAAACCTAAGTCCTACGTTTCCTCTGTGATCCAGAGTCAGAAGTAACATGCTAAAATGGGTTATCATTGGGAAGCATGAAGCATTTGAGACAACTTTAATCAATAATGCACCTCTTAACTTCCTCTGCCAAACAAGAAGAATAAAAACAGCTATATTACTGAAACATTTTCTGTTTTTACTGAAACATTTTCTTCTCATTTAgcataaatgattttattaaaaaaaaattcaaatgaattcttgTAAAATCATTAATCATTTCATcaagataaaaaattttaaattcttttatttcaaataaaatttttataaataaagcaTTTACttaaattgaattcttataatattcttaattttacACAGaaatttatgtttatggttgtaTCAGTTTATCTTTCACTTATTTATGACatgaagaaaattaaaatgGTCCTGATTGAATACAGATGGAACTATTGATTGTTACAAAGAGCTTCACATGAGCTTGGATTATTGAATCCCTGTAAAGGATATACATATACCCAGCGGCATTCTTGCCGCAGACTTGTTTCCTTATTAGTTCATCTGTAACCCCAGAGAAATCAACCAAGAAGTGATGGCACATCCGACAACAACATGAAGGTTGCAATAAGTTGCTTATCTACCTTGTGAATTACCTGCAAAAATGAAGATCAACAGCCCACATTACCATGAAAACAAAAGCAGCACATCAAAACTATGTTTTACGATAAACACCTAGGATAATATTTGAAGAAATTTTTGTTTAATCATACTCCTGTTTATCAATGTCTATGCAAATTCGTTTGAAGAAATTTGAGATGTCCAAACTTGAGGATATTCACAAAATTCAATTAGAGAAACTCTGACCAAGTGAAAACACAGACATATATAAACGAAGAATACAGATGTCACACATTTAACAAAATGAGATCCTCTGATGATAAATCAAGCTGGTACTGCTACTGGCCTTTTGCTGGTTTTGATTCCTCTTATAGCTGTAAAACAATCCAATTATGAGATAAATTGGTCATGCTACAACTAGCGCACATAAAACATATACAAAAGTTGTCTGTTTCCATACCTTCAGCATAATCTTTAGCACCAAATACAGCTGAACCCGCAACAATAGCATTAGCCCCAGCCTCAATAACCTGCCCACACAGatattaattagattttattaatCACATCATAAGGAGTCCTCACAATAACCCATATATTTCTATTTTGGCATTTTTACACAGTGGAAAAACAGATTTTTTTAGTTGAACCAGGCATCGAGTCCCCATACACTTTGTTATCTAATCTGAATGACGTATAAATGAAACAATCATATGAAAGATCATTTAAGTAAGTTGTCTTAAATGTTAGTGAACCATAAtgttcaaaaaattttaaacgttGAAAAATAAAGTAGGGTCTGCATGGATTTCTTTTGAGCTTTTTGTGTTGTCATCTTGGTTGGAACGGTTACAGAAAATGCATCAACAAAAAAAAAGTGTCATTACACTTTTCCTTTGGATTTAAAATGTAACCACTCTAAACACAAATGAACTTGCCTAAAGTTAAAAAGACAAGAAAGCACTATACAAACACCAAGTAGCGTCAAAAGTAAAACAACAGAAGTGTATCTCAAACACAGACCCTGATCAGCATATGACCATTTAGGCTCACTTCTTCTACAAAAGTAAAGAAAGGAAACATAACAGGCACCTTATATGCATTTTTGGGACCAACTCCACCATCTACTTCAATCCATGGATTTACTCCCTGTGCATGCAAGCAAAATGTATTTAAATATGCAAAAAAAGAATAGCAACAAGAAACAATCTTCCAAGTAAAAGATATACATACATATGCatacaggaaaagaaaaaaatcatacCTTCTCCGCACATATTCTTCTCAAATCTGAGATTTTCTTTACTTGACTCTCAATAAAGCTTTGCCCACCAAAACCCGGATTCACAGACATAATCAAGACTAGATCAACCACTGTCAACATAACCCAAAAAGTCATTTGGTCACAATTTAATTCACCTGATCATCTGAGCATTAAACATGAGGAACTGTATGAATTTCTAGGTTCTACTAAACCTACTTCATGTTTTCTGGTAAGCAATGGGTCTATTTAAGAAAAGTTATGATATACAAATATCCCCAACCAAGATGAATAaaggaaaaatatttatataaccaACCCCAACTAGAATAGAATTGAGGCAAAGTCGAACTATGAAATAAAAGGTGAATTTGATTCCTTCATTAACCTCTATGATTAATGAATTTCAACCATAATCTAACCATGTAAAACCacataattaaagtaaaacacCCTTTCCCTTTCTCATTCTAGTAAAATAAGGCTTCTTAAACTAAATTGGCACCCATTGCACTGTCAAGGTTGTAGATACCCATTTAATATGGAAGTCCAGACCTCAAACAATAACAGCTAAATTACTCATCAAAGACACTGCACATGCATGTTGTCACGGACTAAGTGTTTGGGAAGTGGGGTGACAATGTGCatggagagagaaagagatctGCCCTTTCCCTTTCTCATTTACTACCGAAGACCTACATCTCCAAAAACTAATTGTTTGTACTTGTCCTCCTATCATAACTGTTGAGCATTTATTTATGCCGTAGTTCAACTGGGCAGCAAGAAATTATTGTGGAAGCCTTATTTTTTGAGTATGTTCTATTTAatacttcctttttgcttaCCACATGCATCCATAACTAACCTCCAGGGCAGCAACCACTACATACTACGTAGGGGAGAGGAGTCTTGACAATCATCAGTCATCATTTAGAAAATTATCTAGGGtagcaaacaaagaaaaaagataAAGCAAATTTATGGAACAGAGAGAACTAGAAACTTGCCATCAAGGACATAGTCTATAGCACTCAGGGGTGTAGCAGGGTTCAAAACAACTCCAGCTTTAGCTCCAAGACTCTTTATCTAATTTGTAAGAGAATGAGAAAGGGTCAACAACTTATAACTTTAAAAGGGGAAAGCAAATAGCAAATATGAAatcttttaagcatgtttagcAACACATTGATTGAGGTACATATAAAAGTCAACAACTTCATAAATTGAGCCATAAGCATAAAATATGAACAACACAGAAGCAATTTCTAGCAACATGAGCATCATGGTCCTGATTTTCAAGCATCTCAGCTAGAGTACAAGCATCCAGAAATCCAAAGGAAAGGTTTGTCCATTACTTTCTATATCTCAAGGAAAGGTGGGAAGGAGGATAGGTAATGCATACATCTCTCTCCTCTATTAAATCTCTGCACTATAGATTCaatgagaaaaatatattttattgttaaacTTGGGTTCCTCGGTAACTATCCAAGGAAGCATCATCTGTTGTGTTTTTGTCTTTTAATCcaataaattacaaaatttgATCACTTAATAATGGAGATGCAGCAATAGAACTAGAAGAAAATCCCTGCCTGATTTACTGTGCGATGCAAATGGATGGTGGAGGATTGCTCACAGTGAACACTGACTATGTCAGCTCCAGCCTTGATAAAATCTGGCACTCTTTGGTCTGGTTCCACAATCATCTGCAGGCGCTTAATCTCATATTAGAAAAGTGGTAGAAATTGACATGTTACCGCTCACAACAGTAATATGCAAAGGAAAATTACCAAATGCACATCCAAAGGAAGATCTGTCACTGGCCGCAAAGCATCAACCACAAGAGGTCCAATGGTGATGTTTGGAACAAAACGACCATCCATTACATCAACATGGATCCAATCACAACCTCCTACCTCCACTGCTTTTACCTAGAAAATATTGAGAACTTAACAaagaaaccaaaaataaaagactaCACATGCCATTGAGACCACAATAACTGCAAAAAGTACAGATTGGAAGACACAAATTATAATACACTCATGCAATAACACAGAGCATATATATTCTATAACAGGTTCCTAAGTCTAACATACAAGGACATGTTTTGTTCTAGAGCCGTAGAGAATAACATTCACGACACTAAAATGTTGCTGAAGTAGCAAAGTGCAGTGTCAGACCTGCTCTCCTAGCTTTGCAAAATTAGCAGAGAGAATAGATGGGGAAACAATGATATCACTTTTAGAGAACTTATCAACCCGAGCTGTTGCCTTCACTACAGTATGAATTTTTCTCCTGTATTACAGACCAAAAAATGTAGCACAAAATGTCAGAAGCAAACTGCATAATACCTAGAacagtttaaattaaatttgatgaaGATTATAATTGTGGAAAAAAGAGTTCCAACTCTGTCGTTTGCGTACGCATGTGCTTGATAAAACATGAATTAAACAATAACATGTACTTTCCTACAAAATGACAGGATATGCTTTTATAAAGTGTTAAGTCAGAAACATATGGGTAGAAAAAATGCCCACATGTGTATAAGATTTCTGTTTTATTATCCACCAGAAGAAAACATGTACATCGGATAAAGATTCAAGGAAACTGCAGAGAGACTAGTCCATGCATATCTGATGATAGAACATTGGACAAACACTAATTGCCCATAGTACGGATTAGAAGTTGTCAGGGCAGTCTATTTGGGTCTCAGACAACATGATGTGAATATGAGCTAGCATATGATTATC
This Manihot esculenta cultivar AM560-2 chromosome 6, M.esculenta_v8, whole genome shotgun sequence DNA region includes the following protein-coding sequences:
- the LOC110617675 gene encoding ribulose-phosphate 3-epimerase, chloroplastic isoform X1 — its product is MTTAPLCSPTQINGLGGALRLQKTHLYLPSSVTITRGIYHVARKLRRKIHTVVKATARVDKFSKSDIIVSPSILSANFAKLGEQVKAVEVGGCDWIHVDVMDGRFVPNITIGPLVVDALRPVTDLPLDVHLMIVEPDQRVPDFIKAGADIVSVHCEQSSTIHLHRTVNQIKSLGAKAGVVLNPATPLSAIDYVLDVVDLVLIMSVNPGFGGQSFIESQVKKISDLRRICAEKGVNPWIEVDGGVGPKNAYKVIEAGANAIVAGSAVFGAKDYAEAIRGIKTSKRPVAVPA
- the LOC110616846 gene encoding protein NEN1; protein product: MMGYDLTDDRSEIVFFDLETTVPSRAGQGFAILEFGAILVCSRKLEELRSYSTLVRPANPSLISSSSVRCNGITADAVKSAPTFAEIADTVYEILHGRIWAGHNILRFDCVRIREAFAEIARPPPEPKGIIDSLALLTQKFGRRAGNMKMASLATYFGLGKQTHRSLDDVRMNIEVLKYCATVLFLESSLPDAFPEKSWVSPNATTRSRKNGKAPLEGLGINIDAPSSSSRFENISPEDRGNEGNHPLIALLTSVASNTSPDPFDMGTLSNEMHTDSLQQDVAMEEKPMTVSSEMPSAATDPEGCSGNAGFLVPEEVSVSSIRACFLPFNHSGQRMVLFYEDVILQLCSPHLRVQFGLSTKFADHAGRPRLSFVVNASPSLCRVLEACDDIVQKLFVESGGSSDWRPVLNRKPGFFNYPTVRLHIPTAVNEDVAKYATEIYQKDPSGTIQKLMFSKFDAAELVTWFRPGTFLDAYISLHPYDYQQSAGIRLVAKKLIIHKE
- the LOC110617675 gene encoding ribulose-phosphate 3-epimerase, chloroplastic isoform X2; protein product: MTTAPLCSPTQINGLGGALRLQKTHLYLPSSVTITRRKIHTVVKATARVDKFSKSDIIVSPSILSANFAKLGEQVKAVEVGGCDWIHVDVMDGRFVPNITIGPLVVDALRPVTDLPLDVHLMIVEPDQRVPDFIKAGADIVSVHCEQSSTIHLHRTVNQIKSLGAKAGVVLNPATPLSAIDYVLDVVDLVLIMSVNPGFGGQSFIESQVKKISDLRRICAEKGVNPWIEVDGGVGPKNAYKVIEAGANAIVAGSAVFGAKDYAEAIRGIKTSKRPVAVPA